In Actinomyces sp. zg-332, the following proteins share a genomic window:
- a CDS encoding metal ABC transporter solute-binding protein, Zn/Mn family, with protein MRIKNTIVSVAALCVFLSGCASASTSHQSDKVNVVATTPIIADIVKNVTRDKANVTALVPNGADPHSYEPTFRQTRDVANADIAFSNYLTLEEQAVIKMLDANLPKKVQNIALAESAIPKGIKTINLVENRALDTIWLGLRVEGEGKKDTDTRSQQVEISLKKLVGPGKMFGYLTESFGEPNIYFDSTNKDSRTKAVLPIDAHTHMSWAFTKPGIYKATFVAKHKDNKTNKVTDVKESTFTFAVGVDAHKKFPGKKVFDKNHADITVDLKDKKLKFSAAVAEGDQAHSHVEEEQGKDSQTNHNESNHEHEHEHDHDVNTNGDEHNHDEHGHDDEDSHVHGQDSEHAHLHQDYDAKDVIIEVPNKAISQVPSEIEYKFLGKAGESIYLLPQAVLGKHVHGELDPHLWLNAENVKYYVDVIAEKLSEIDPKNKNNYDKNATEYKEKLDKLHHRLLEEVKQIPIENRQLVTTHDSFGYFAKAYGVKVAGFVTPNPSTQPSVAERKKLTETIHNLKVKAVFLEPNIIAKSSVLKQIADEQGVKVCSIWSDTFTDNITNYIQMMDANIKSMKKCLK; from the coding sequence GTGAGAATTAAAAATACTATAGTTAGTGTTGCAGCTCTATGTGTTTTTCTATCCGGATGCGCAAGTGCGTCCACATCACATCAAAGTGATAAAGTAAATGTTGTTGCTACAACACCAATTATTGCTGATATCGTAAAAAACGTTACTAGGGATAAAGCAAATGTTACTGCTCTTGTACCTAATGGGGCAGACCCACACTCATATGAACCAACTTTTAGGCAGACACGAGATGTAGCTAATGCTGATATAGCTTTTAGTAACTACCTGACTCTAGAAGAACAAGCGGTTATCAAAATGCTAGATGCAAATTTGCCTAAAAAAGTTCAAAATATTGCATTAGCAGAAAGTGCTATACCTAAAGGAATAAAGACTATTAACTTAGTTGAAAATAGGGCTTTAGATACAATTTGGTTAGGGCTTAGAGTTGAAGGTGAAGGTAAAAAAGATACTGATACTAGAAGTCAACAAGTAGAGATTAGTCTCAAAAAACTTGTAGGTCCTGGCAAAATGTTTGGATATTTGACAGAGTCATTTGGTGAACCAAATATTTACTTTGATTCAACGAATAAAGATAGTCGCACTAAGGCTGTATTGCCGATAGATGCACACACACATATGTCATGGGCTTTTACTAAACCAGGTATTTATAAGGCTACTTTTGTTGCAAAGCATAAAGATAACAAAACTAATAAAGTAACGGATGTTAAAGAATCTACTTTTACTTTTGCAGTTGGAGTAGATGCTCATAAGAAATTCCCAGGCAAAAAAGTATTTGATAAAAATCATGCTGATATAACTGTAGATTTGAAAGATAAAAAGTTAAAGTTTAGTGCAGCAGTTGCAGAAGGTGATCAGGCTCATTCTCACGTTGAAGAAGAACAGGGGAAAGACTCGCAGACGAATCACAATGAAAGTAACCATGAACATGAGCATGAACACGACCATGATGTAAACACCAATGGTGATGAACATAATCATGATGAACACGGACACGATGATGAAGATTCTCATGTACATGGACAAGACAGCGAACACGCACATTTACATCAAGACTATGATGCTAAAGATGTAATTATTGAGGTTCCTAATAAAGCAATTTCACAAGTTCCTAGTGAGATTGAATACAAATTCTTAGGTAAAGCTGGTGAAAGTATATATTTGTTACCTCAGGCAGTTCTAGGAAAGCATGTTCACGGTGAATTGGATCCACATTTGTGGTTGAATGCTGAAAATGTTAAATACTATGTAGATGTGATTGCTGAAAAGCTTTCAGAGATAGATCCTAAAAATAAAAATAATTATGATAAGAATGCCACAGAATATAAGGAAAAATTAGATAAGTTACATCACCGTTTGCTAGAAGAAGTCAAGCAAATACCTATTGAAAATCGACAACTTGTCACAACTCATGATTCTTTCGGATATTTTGCTAAAGCTTACGGCGTTAAAGTGGCTGGTTTTGTAACGCCTAATCCATCAACTCAGCCTTCAGTTGCTGAACGTAAAAAACTTACAGAAACTATTCATAATTTGAAAGTTAAAGCTGTATTTTTAGAGCCAAATATTATCGCTAAATCTTCTGTTTTGAAGCAAATTGCTGATGAACAAGGAGTTAAAGTATGTTCGATATGGTCAGATACTTTTACGGATAATATAACTAATTATATTCAAATGATGGATGCTAATATCAAATCTATGAAAAAGTGTTTAAAATAG
- a CDS encoding TIGR03773 family transporter-associated surface protein, with protein MVTKFGKSNRVKAITLFLIFLLVSAGSITPTYAEDVIIGAKGGNHVDLFHLEPVNGKPKLFLSEDITGRKVLRDPNTTVLEVTDKAYYTQIPAHFPGAPSAYVLSQSGNNPDILWPGWDTLAVAKIGYQSTKFTFESVQGPGKVYMYQSTVNNPVSPVLSGGGIEVVNGSQIVEPFPTHKHVTWTFTKAGRYTFKVNVVSTKDGKDYNVGSATYRIDVDSKNQSKPPVEAPKADCRKGYEKKLANDGNYYCVSPNVANKIQENSNKPVGKTCKPVLERRQAKPGDKIKTTSTVLFNVGSSAGITSGHFDLGSAVINGEYTGVLKDDNQGLWVNPSSRTFALSDAARVSLPAGLSSIGEKGATAWMIDQTQKASVPWVGINTQHPGLLQNTTGNVTFQMNYVGPGRVALVEGSSFGQSGRVLLGAGGGSSWTVPANSHTHPNWFFSAPGQYSVIITQTTVARTNVAWNELVGRDENGNECSASLPQSYGKVASKTDKDKKEEKEVSKKAKAVKFNASGKEYTSEQSSNSIYYALAGVGILALLISSGIIIYSFRTKSEN; from the coding sequence GTGGTAACAAAATTTGGAAAATCCAATCGGGTAAAAGCTATAACACTATTTTTGATTTTCTTGTTGGTCAGTGCTGGTAGTATTACACCTACCTATGCTGAAGATGTGATTATTGGAGCAAAAGGTGGTAATCATGTCGATTTATTTCATCTAGAGCCAGTTAACGGAAAACCAAAATTATTTTTATCAGAAGATATTACGGGAAGAAAAGTTTTACGCGATCCTAATACTACAGTGCTAGAAGTTACAGATAAAGCTTATTACACCCAGATACCTGCACATTTTCCAGGCGCACCGAGTGCATATGTGTTATCACAATCAGGTAATAATCCTGATATCCTATGGCCAGGATGGGATACGCTAGCTGTAGCTAAAATTGGATATCAGTCTACTAAATTTACTTTTGAGAGTGTACAAGGTCCTGGCAAAGTTTATATGTATCAATCTACTGTAAATAATCCAGTTTCTCCTGTCTTATCAGGTGGAGGAATTGAAGTAGTAAATGGTTCTCAAATCGTAGAACCATTTCCAACACACAAACACGTAACTTGGACTTTTACTAAAGCAGGAAGATATACTTTCAAAGTAAATGTAGTATCTACTAAAGATGGCAAAGACTACAATGTTGGAAGTGCAACTTACAGGATAGATGTAGACTCAAAAAATCAGTCAAAACCACCTGTAGAAGCTCCCAAAGCAGATTGTAGGAAAGGTTATGAGAAAAAACTAGCTAACGATGGTAACTACTACTGTGTTAGTCCAAATGTAGCTAATAAAATACAAGAAAACTCGAATAAACCTGTTGGAAAAACTTGTAAACCAGTTCTAGAGCGCAGGCAAGCAAAACCAGGTGATAAAATTAAGACCACGAGTACAGTATTGTTTAATGTTGGAAGTAGCGCTGGAATTACAAGTGGACACTTTGACTTAGGATCTGCAGTAATAAACGGTGAATACACTGGTGTACTAAAAGACGATAATCAGGGTTTATGGGTAAATCCATCTTCTAGAACATTTGCATTGTCTGATGCTGCAAGAGTTTCCTTACCTGCTGGTTTATCAAGTATTGGTGAAAAAGGCGCAACTGCTTGGATGATTGATCAGACTCAAAAAGCATCAGTTCCTTGGGTAGGTATAAATACTCAACATCCAGGACTACTACAGAACACGACAGGAAATGTTACCTTCCAGATGAATTATGTAGGTCCTGGAAGAGTAGCCTTAGTAGAAGGTTCTAGTTTCGGACAATCAGGAAGAGTGCTACTAGGAGCTGGTGGCGGATCATCTTGGACAGTACCAGCAAACTCTCATACACACCCTAACTGGTTTTTCTCAGCACCAGGTCAATATTCAGTAATTATCACACAGACTACAGTTGCTAGAACAAATGTTGCTTGGAATGAGTTAGTTGGACGAGATGAAAATGGTAATGAATGTTCTGCATCTTTGCCACAATCTTATGGAAAAGTAGCATCTAAAACTGATAAAGATAAAAAAGAAGAAAAAGAAGTTTCTAAAAAGGCAAAAGCAGTTAAATTCAATGCTTCTGGCAAGGAATATACTAGTGAGCAGTCATCAAATTCTATTTACTATGCACTAGCAGGTGTTGGGATTTTAGCTTTGCTTATTTCATCAGGAATCATAATCTATAGTTTTAGGACGAAGAGTGAGAATTAA
- a CDS encoding DUF885 domain-containing protein, with amino-acid sequence MTKAPKNTKLDQIAEEYVDNIAKNNPIEATYLGIKGYDHLWPDFSPSGLEKTNKLHLYTLEKAKNVELENVTDEITLKAMEERISLYNKLYVTGEQHRSLNNIESPLQAIRDIFDLQSQETQEDFEKILTRLQNIDQPLQGYIESLQYAKNKEHVSAKRQIEAVCKQIDNLASSSSSLDLLEQTYSKLQNCDSSFQSTLKEAIQNAKCEFNKLKTYMQEELIPLAPQEDAVGLERYKLLSQYHVGAVVDLDETYEWGQEELNNIDKQQKEIAKELYGDNVSVMQALNNLNNEPRYILHGTKALQEWMQKTADEAIQKLKGTHFDIDPRIETIECCIAPSSSGGIYYTGPSEDFTRPGRMWWSVPQGEDKFVTWQEKTTVYHEGVPGHHLQVGQTICLTEQLNRWRRLACWISGHGEGWALYSEQLMDELGYLNDPGERMGMLDAQRLRASRVVLDIGVHLKKKAPSQYGDKLWDSNIAWQFLKDNVAMNETFLHFEWERYLGWAGQAPSYKIGQRLWLQAREEYLRTASGKGMEPTMKAFHKKALNIGSLSLDIMKEALQK; translated from the coding sequence ATGACTAAAGCACCTAAAAACACAAAGCTAGACCAAATAGCTGAAGAATACGTTGACAATATAGCAAAGAATAACCCTATTGAAGCAACATACTTAGGTATAAAAGGTTATGACCACTTGTGGCCAGATTTTAGTCCTAGCGGTTTAGAAAAAACAAATAAATTACATTTATATACACTTGAAAAAGCAAAAAATGTAGAGTTAGAAAATGTAACAGACGAAATAACTCTAAAAGCAATGGAAGAGAGAATTTCCCTATACAACAAACTTTATGTCACTGGAGAACAACATAGATCACTAAATAACATTGAGTCACCTCTTCAAGCAATAAGAGACATATTTGACTTGCAGTCTCAAGAAACACAAGAAGACTTTGAAAAAATCCTTACACGTTTACAAAACATAGACCAACCACTACAAGGATATATTGAAAGCTTACAATACGCTAAAAACAAAGAACACGTTAGCGCTAAACGCCAAATAGAAGCTGTATGTAAGCAAATAGACAATCTAGCGTCTTCATCTTCCTCATTAGATTTACTTGAACAAACTTATTCAAAATTGCAAAACTGCGATTCTTCTTTCCAAAGCACACTTAAAGAAGCTATCCAAAACGCTAAATGTGAATTTAATAAGCTAAAAACTTATATGCAAGAAGAACTTATACCCCTCGCTCCGCAAGAGGACGCTGTCGGCTTAGAAAGATATAAACTACTATCTCAATATCATGTTGGTGCAGTTGTAGATCTTGATGAAACGTACGAGTGGGGACAAGAAGAACTAAATAATATAGATAAGCAGCAAAAAGAAATCGCCAAAGAACTCTACGGCGATAACGTCAGCGTAATGCAAGCACTAAACAACTTAAACAATGAGCCACGCTATATTTTACACGGCACAAAAGCATTACAAGAATGGATGCAAAAGACTGCTGATGAAGCTATACAAAAGCTAAAAGGAACTCACTTTGATATAGATCCGCGTATAGAGACCATTGAATGTTGCATTGCACCAAGCTCATCAGGTGGAATTTACTACACAGGACCATCAGAAGACTTCACCAGACCAGGACGTATGTGGTGGTCAGTTCCACAGGGAGAAGACAAATTTGTTACATGGCAAGAAAAAACAACTGTCTACCACGAAGGAGTACCTGGGCATCATCTACAAGTTGGTCAAACTATATGTCTAACAGAACAGCTAAACCGTTGGCGTCGACTAGCCTGCTGGATTAGCGGACACGGCGAAGGATGGGCATTATATTCCGAACAGCTCATGGATGAACTAGGATACTTAAACGATCCTGGTGAAAGAATGGGAATGTTAGATGCGCAACGACTACGTGCAAGTCGTGTAGTGCTTGATATTGGCGTACATTTGAAGAAAAAAGCTCCAAGCCAGTATGGTGATAAACTTTGGGATAGTAATATTGCATGGCAGTTTTTGAAAGATAATGTTGCAATGAACGAAACTTTCTTACACTTTGAATGGGAACGTTACCTTGGCTGGGCTGGACAAGCGCCTTCTTACAAGATAGGTCAACGCCTATGGCTACAAGCACGTGAGGAATATTTGCGTACAGCAAGCGGTAAAGGAATGGAGCCAACTATGAAAGCTTTCCATAAAAAAGCACTAAATATTGGTTCTCTAAGCCTAGACATCATGAAAGAAGCACTACAGAAATAA
- a CDS encoding nucleoside triphosphate pyrophosphatase, whose translation MDYKLILASASTSRLKVLKSAGITAKVLVSNTDEEKILSSMHTEKFSPKLQVSTLALAKALSIVKDICINTREKTTSEYTHHKELALVACDSMLEFNNKMLGKPKDKTIAIQRAKQMRGKTTTLHTGHALVKLEREILLNMDLDTLSLPSISSETDVQNFLETLPLKIALNCDSTKVTFAITKDKEIEKYVETGEPLYVAGGFTIDGYGSAFIERIDGDYNNVIGISPRVIRNLSAELDIEYTSLWDDIHK comes from the coding sequence ATGGATTACAAATTAATTCTCGCTTCAGCTTCAACCTCTAGGTTGAAAGTACTAAAATCAGCTGGAATAACTGCAAAAGTTTTGGTAAGCAACACTGACGAAGAAAAAATACTATCCAGCATGCATACAGAAAAATTTTCACCTAAACTACAAGTTAGCACTCTGGCTCTGGCAAAAGCTCTTTCAATTGTAAAAGATATTTGCATAAATACTCGTGAAAAAACTACTTCTGAATATACTCATCATAAAGAGTTAGCACTAGTTGCTTGCGACTCTATGCTCGAGTTTAACAACAAAATGCTAGGTAAACCAAAAGATAAGACAATAGCTATCCAAAGAGCAAAACAGATGAGAGGCAAAACAACAACTCTGCATACAGGTCACGCATTGGTAAAGTTAGAACGAGAAATTTTATTAAATATGGATTTAGATACTTTATCTTTACCTAGTATTAGTAGTGAAACTGACGTACAAAACTTTTTAGAAACTCTTCCTTTAAAAATCGCTTTAAATTGCGACAGCACTAAAGTTACTTTTGCAATTACAAAAGATAAAGAAATCGAAAAGTACGTTGAAACAGGAGAACCTTTATATGTTGCTGGAGGTTTCACAATCGATGGTTATGGCAGTGCATTTATTGAGAGAATAGATGGAGATTACAATAACGTAATAGGTATAAGTCCTAGGGTTATAAGAAATTTATCAGCTGAGCTAGACATAGAGTATACTTCACTATGGGATGATATTCATAAGTAA
- a CDS encoding DUF4097 family beta strand repeat-containing protein, with protein sequence MKESFIKTINVRVILKSGEKFSIQYNKCDNKAFKVSITDQNIKITQINNNPQSFYFNLLGIPQITVTLPKNTDLIDVKAQYKEVILKDLKCNSLYVNMHNGKVQAQNIKAENILLQTTNGVALARNISVSNLCHLNTKNGISVLETFLRSKDGYEVNCINGKIYAHGHYRDSIYSKNGVPTYIVHCEKGKAILKETR encoded by the coding sequence ATGAAAGAATCATTTATAAAAACAATAAATGTAAGAGTAATTTTAAAAAGTGGAGAAAAGTTTTCAATTCAGTATAACAAGTGTGACAATAAAGCTTTCAAAGTAAGTATTACAGATCAAAATATAAAAATTACACAAATAAATAACAATCCTCAATCTTTTTATTTTAATTTACTAGGTATACCACAAATTACTGTAACACTACCTAAAAATACTGATTTAATTGATGTTAAGGCTCAATACAAAGAAGTTATATTAAAAGATTTAAAATGTAATTCCTTATATGTAAATATGCATAATGGCAAAGTACAAGCACAAAATATAAAAGCAGAAAATATCCTTTTACAAACTACTAACGGCGTAGCTTTAGCCAGAAATATAAGTGTTTCCAATTTGTGTCATTTAAATACTAAAAATGGAATTAGTGTATTAGAAACTTTCTTACGCAGTAAAGACGGATATGAAGTTAATTGTATAAATGGCAAAATATATGCACATGGACATTACAGAGACAGTATTTATTCAAAAAATGGTGTCCCAACTTATATCGTACATTGTGAAAAAGGAAAAGCTATACTAAAAGAAACCCGATAG
- the fdxA gene encoding ferredoxin, which yields MTYVIAQPCVDVKDRACVDECPVDCIYEGERTLYIHPEECVDCGACEPVCPTEAIFYEDDLPEEWADYYRANTDFFKEIGSPGGASSVGAYDFDDEMIAKLPPQNEEYRAEHGL from the coding sequence ATGACATACGTTATTGCTCAACCATGTGTAGATGTAAAAGATCGTGCATGCGTAGATGAGTGTCCAGTTGACTGTATTTATGAAGGGGAACGTACTTTATATATACACCCAGAGGAATGCGTTGACTGTGGTGCGTGCGAGCCTGTATGTCCTACAGAAGCAATTTTTTATGAAGACGATTTGCCTGAAGAATGGGCTGATTACTATAGGGCTAACACTGATTTCTTTAAAGAAATCGGCTCTCCAGGTGGGGCATCAAGCGTAGGTGCTTATGATTTTGATGATGAAATGATAGCTAAGCTGCCTCCTCAAAATGAAGAGTATAGAGCTGAACATGGACTATAA
- a CDS encoding VanW family protein: MDKLKNKKFLVTLAGILVAIFLFLAYVLVGYTYSYAVSNGTKIANIDLSGKSDKEAVKFLENKLSEDIKKPLVLNLKDKVVSVLPADLSIKPDYEKTIKNITYFTLNPIKIYERIKGNPNASLVVTKVNEKANKDRIFKLQQELGKAPVDATIHYEGTNPVLTPSSIGEGFDEKHFYNSLAKQWFVAKEIKLNSKKINPNIDDKEAKKTFEEVAKPLVASAMTLKVGDSNAEISPEILAESAKFTPKDSKLLLEINGDFVSEKIFSQLGATVSKQQDAKVIIENNAPKIIPSQVGKNVDSNALAENIVKNASKFSNREFDLPITDIKPEFDTQAAQNLGVKEVIGEYTIPIKGEVKRQNLIVGANKINNSLVKPGETFSYNDKLTPVTAANGFVKGLAIVGNSYGWAYGGGLCQLATTIFNAAFLGGMQDVEHRAHSEYFSEYPLGRDSAYWEGSLDLKFKNDTPYGVVVQSYVEGWNLHVKLWSTKYYEVKTTTGSKYGFVSFATRRVESSNCVGNSVGSAGFSVDVWRGRYVNGKQHDQNTYTARYKPSDIVKCGKEEKKVSEEETREEVQLAPEN, translated from the coding sequence ATGGATAAGTTGAAGAATAAAAAGTTTCTTGTAACACTTGCAGGAATACTTGTTGCTATATTTTTATTCTTAGCGTATGTGTTAGTCGGATATACCTATAGCTATGCTGTTTCTAATGGAACTAAGATTGCTAATATCGACTTATCTGGAAAGAGTGATAAAGAAGCAGTAAAGTTCTTAGAAAATAAGCTTTCTGAAGATATAAAGAAACCTTTAGTTCTAAATCTTAAAGACAAGGTTGTAAGTGTTTTACCTGCAGATTTATCTATAAAACCTGACTATGAAAAAACTATAAAAAATATTACGTATTTTACTCTAAATCCTATTAAAATATATGAGCGTATAAAAGGTAATCCAAATGCAAGTCTTGTAGTTACGAAGGTTAATGAAAAAGCTAATAAAGACAGAATCTTCAAACTACAGCAAGAACTAGGAAAAGCTCCTGTAGATGCGACAATTCATTATGAAGGTACAAACCCAGTATTAACGCCGTCATCGATAGGAGAAGGATTTGACGAAAAACATTTTTATAACTCTTTAGCAAAGCAGTGGTTTGTTGCTAAAGAGATAAAACTGAATTCTAAGAAAATCAATCCAAATATTGATGATAAAGAAGCGAAAAAAACTTTTGAAGAAGTTGCTAAGCCTCTAGTAGCTTCAGCTATGACTTTAAAAGTAGGCGATAGTAATGCTGAAATCTCTCCAGAAATACTAGCAGAATCTGCCAAATTTACTCCTAAAGATTCTAAGCTGTTGCTAGAAATAAACGGTGACTTTGTCAGTGAAAAGATTTTTAGTCAACTAGGTGCTACTGTATCAAAACAGCAGGATGCAAAGGTTATTATCGAAAATAATGCTCCTAAGATTATTCCATCTCAAGTTGGTAAAAACGTTGATTCAAATGCTCTAGCTGAGAATATAGTTAAAAATGCTTCAAAATTTTCAAACCGTGAATTCGACTTACCAATAACTGATATAAAGCCTGAATTTGATACTCAAGCTGCGCAAAATCTTGGAGTTAAAGAGGTAATTGGTGAGTATACTATCCCTATTAAGGGAGAAGTGAAGCGTCAAAATCTCATCGTTGGAGCAAATAAGATAAACAATAGTTTGGTAAAGCCGGGGGAAACTTTCTCTTATAATGACAAGCTCACTCCAGTTACAGCAGCTAATGGTTTTGTTAAAGGTTTGGCTATCGTAGGAAATTCTTATGGCTGGGCATACGGTGGCGGATTATGTCAACTTGCTACCACCATTTTCAATGCGGCTTTCTTGGGTGGAATGCAAGATGTTGAGCATAGGGCTCACTCAGAGTATTTCAGTGAATATCCTTTAGGTAGAGACTCTGCTTATTGGGAAGGTAGCTTAGACCTAAAGTTTAAGAATGATACTCCTTATGGTGTAGTAGTGCAATCATACGTTGAGGGCTGGAACTTACATGTTAAACTCTGGTCTACTAAGTACTATGAAGTAAAGACTACTACAGGTTCGAAATATGGCTTTGTATCGTTTGCTACCAGAAGGGTTGAAAGTTCTAACTGTGTAGGTAATTCTGTTGGGTCAGCTGGGTTCTCAGTAGATGTATGGCGTGGTAGATACGTAAATGGAAAACAGCATGATCAGAACACTTACACTGCAAGATATAAGCCATCAGATATCGTAAAATGCGGTAAAGAAGAAAAGAAAGTTTCTGAAGAAGAAACTAGGGAAGAAGTACAACTAGCTCCTGAAAACTAG